One window from the genome of Cottoperca gobio chromosome 15, fCotGob3.1, whole genome shotgun sequence encodes:
- the ly6pge gene encoding lymphocyte antigen 6 family member pge, with protein sequence MRAVHYCPLLLLSLVLLATNSEALLCYTCMGSNNNDCNRQGSKLCPSYSDACAVVVGHDSGVMKSCSYKSFCTQANSQGYRAPGVRVHCCYGDNCNETSFASQLPGLNYLLLFLPLFFHCFFK encoded by the exons ATGAGAGCTGTCCACTACTGTCCGCTGCTCCTGCTTTCTCTGGTCCTGCTAGCAACCAACA GTGAGGCTCTGCTATGTTATACCTGTATGGGCTCCAATAACAACGACTGCAACCGGCAAGGCTCCAAATTGTGTCCCAGCTATTCTGATGCCTGCGCTGTGGTGGTGGGCCATGACA GTGGGGTGATGAAGTCGTGCTCCTACAAGTCTTTCTGTACTCAGGCGAACAGCCAGGGCTACAGAGCACCAGGTGTCAGAGTCCACTGCTGCTACGGGGATAACTGCAATGAGACGAGTTTCGCCTCCCAGCTGCCAGGACTCAACTATCTGCTGCTGTTTCTGCCTCTGTTCTTCCACTGCTTTTTCAAGTAG